One window from the genome of Pieris rapae chromosome 8, ilPieRapa1.1, whole genome shotgun sequence encodes:
- the LOC111002143 gene encoding transmembrane emp24 domain-containing protein 5, producing MARRTWHMFTLITIIFTILSLAGDVFSSTAAPWYENLPAVTMDYKVHIDAGKEDCYYQFVQPGATFYASYQVLKGGDGMCGFAVRHPNGQIVHPYEWRQSAEYADQTSSGGYYAVCLDNQFSRFAGKLVNLYLSVIRYDMWEKYAKEVEELDMNINNFTNSIQFVERNINDILQFQYHSRAKESRDYNLLVDNNTYVLRWSLLQIIAVAATGTLQVYFLRKLFEVKDNSSKTRI from the exons ATGGCTCGACGGACGTGGCATATGTTTACATTGATAACGATaatatttacgattttatctCTCGCTGGCGATGTTTTCTCGTCGACTGCAGCACCATGGTACGAAAACCTACCTGCTGTTACAATGGATTACAAAGTTCACATAGATGCTGGGAAAGAAGATTGTTACTATCAGTTTGTTCAACCCGGTGCCACATTCTACGCAAGCTATCAG GTGCTGAAAGGAGGTGATGGAATGTGCGGATTTGCTGTGCGGCATCCGAATGGCCAGATCGTGCATCCTTACGAATGGCGACAGAGCGCGGAATACGCAGATCAAACTAGTTCCGGCGGATACTATGCCGTGTGTCTTGATAACCAGTTCTCTAGATTTGCCGGAAAACTAGTCAATTTATACTTGTCGGTGATTAGATATGATATGTGGGAGAAATACGCGAAGGAAGTAGAAGAATTGGACATGAACATCAATAACTTTACA AACTCAATACAGTTTGtggaaagaaatataaatgatatccTGCAGTTCCAGTATCATTCTAGAGCAAAGGAATCACGTGATTATAACCTTCTAGTCGATAACAATACCTATGTTTTACG atgGTCTCTGTTACAAATTATTGCTGTTGCAGCCACGGGCACCCTTCAAGTATACTTTTTAAGAAAACTATTTGAGGTGAAAGACAATTCATCAAAGACACGAATTTAG